One genomic window of Streptomyces sp. NBC_01498 includes the following:
- a CDS encoding helix-turn-helix domain-containing protein, whose amino-acid sequence MDDKEALRVGAAVRRRRRSLGLTLAAVADRSGLSVPFLSQIENERARPSARSLERVAGALETSTAALHAAADSARTVDVVRAGDGAPGVRRVARGGHQLHAKEYTGELDTGREYQHRNDEVMYIADGSVEVEAEGCAYRLERGDTLYLSGGVRHRWRATEPGTRILVVAVAEQIDATYDTRR is encoded by the coding sequence ATGGACGACAAGGAAGCGCTCAGGGTGGGCGCCGCCGTCCGAAGGCGGCGCAGGTCCCTGGGGCTGACGCTGGCGGCCGTCGCCGACCGCAGCGGACTGTCCGTACCGTTCCTCAGCCAGATCGAGAACGAACGCGCCCGGCCCAGCGCCCGCTCGCTGGAGCGGGTGGCCGGCGCACTGGAGACCAGCACGGCCGCGCTGCACGCCGCGGCCGACTCGGCACGCACCGTCGACGTCGTACGGGCCGGGGACGGCGCTCCCGGGGTGCGCCGGGTGGCCCGCGGCGGACACCAGCTGCACGCCAAGGAGTACACCGGCGAACTGGACACCGGGCGCGAGTACCAGCACCGCAACGACGAGGTCATGTACATCGCCGACGGGTCGGTGGAGGTCGAGGCCGAGGGCTGCGCCTACCGCCTGGAGCGGGGCGACACCCTGTACCTCTCCGGGGGAGTCCGGCACCGCTGGCGGGCCACCGAGCCCGGCACCCGCATCCTGGTCGTCGCCGTCGCCGAGCAGATCGACGCGACGTACGACACCCGCCGCTGA